One Romboutsia sp. 13368 genomic window carries:
- the tgt gene encoding tRNA guanosine(34) transglycosylase Tgt produces MSAIRYELIKTCKQSGARLGRLHTPHGVIETPIFMPVGTQATVKSMTPEELKEIGSQIILSNTYHLYMRPGHDLVKEAGGLHKFMNWDRPILTDSGGFQVFSLGPLRKITEEGVHFRSHIDGSKHFISPEKAMEIQNALGSDIMMAFDECAPYPADREYVKNSLERTTRWLKRCKEAHKNTENQALFGIIQGGMYKDLREQSAKEILELDLPGYAVGGLSVGEPKELMYEVLDYTVPLMPENKPRYLMGVGSPDDLLEGVIRGIDMFDCVLPTRIARNGTAMTSVGKVVVRNAKYARDFSPLDPNCDCYCCKNYTRAYIRHLVKANEILASRLITTHNLHFLLNLMKQVREAIMEDRLLDFKEEFFKAYGYTK; encoded by the coding sequence ATGAGCGCAATAAGATACGAACTTATAAAAACATGTAAACAAAGTGGAGCAAGACTTGGAAGACTTCATACTCCACATGGTGTTATAGAAACACCAATATTTATGCCAGTTGGAACTCAAGCAACTGTAAAATCAATGACGCCAGAAGAGTTAAAAGAAATAGGATCACAAATAATATTAAGTAATACTTATCATTTATATATGAGACCAGGTCACGATTTAGTTAAAGAAGCTGGTGGACTTCATAAGTTCATGAACTGGGATAGACCAATACTTACAGATAGTGGAGGATTCCAAGTATTCAGTCTAGGGCCACTTAGAAAAATAACTGAAGAAGGAGTACACTTCAGATCTCATATAGATGGTTCTAAACATTTTATAAGTCCAGAAAAAGCTATGGAAATACAAAATGCATTAGGTTCAGATATAATGATGGCATTCGATGAATGTGCTCCATATCCTGCTGATAGAGAATATGTTAAAAACTCTTTAGAAAGAACTACAAGATGGTTAAAGAGATGTAAAGAAGCTCATAAAAATACAGAAAATCAAGCATTATTTGGTATAATACAAGGTGGAATGTATAAAGATTTAAGAGAACAATCTGCTAAGGAAATATTAGAGCTTGATTTACCAGGATATGCAGTTGGTGGTTTAAGTGTTGGAGAGCCAAAGGAATTAATGTACGAAGTATTAGATTATACAGTACCACTAATGCCAGAAAATAAGCCAAGATACTTAATGGGTGTTGGTAGCCCAGATGATTTATTAGAAGGTGTAATAAGAGGGATAGACATGTTTGACTGTGTACTTCCAACTCGTATAGCTAGAAATGGTACAGCAATGACGAGTGTTGGTAAAGTTGTTGTTAGAAATGCAAAATATGCAAGAGACTTTAGTCCACTAGACCCTAACTGTGATTGCTACTGCTGTAAAAACTATACAAGAGCATATATAAGACACTTAGTTAAAGCGAATGAAATACTAGCATCAAGATTAATAACTACTCATAACTTACACTTCTTATTAAATTTAATGAAGCAAGTTAGAGAAGCTATAATGGAAGATAGATTATTAGACTTTAAAGAAGAATTCTTCAAGGCATATGGATATACAAAATAA
- a CDS encoding phosphate-starvation-inducible PsiE family protein produces the protein MKNMDKSNISLRVAHIFESILAMVVLIAVFLGTIDVLRMIWTAYIVEYQNPVAYSQLNDILAQILLLVIAIEFVVMLSSHKAGTIVEVLLYAIARKMLLLPKSGGMLEILLGVISIGGLFRIRKHLLTEDNSNINITSINYDSNDDDIKDPVEYDKTLDKVNV, from the coding sequence ATGAAAAATATGGATAAAAGTAATATATCGCTGAGAGTAGCACATATATTTGAATCAATATTAGCAATGGTAGTTTTAATAGCAGTATTTTTAGGAACTATAGATGTTTTAAGAATGATATGGACTGCGTATATAGTTGAATATCAGAATCCCGTTGCATATAGCCAGTTAAATGATATACTAGCACAAATACTTCTTTTAGTTATAGCTATAGAATTTGTAGTTATGCTATCTTCACATAAAGCAGGAACAATAGTGGAAGTATTATTATATGCGATAGCAAGAAAAATGTTATTACTTCCTAAAAGTGGAGGTATGTTAGAAATTTTATTAGGTGTAATTTCAATAGGTGGATTATTTAGAATAAGGAAACACTTGTTAACAGAAGACAATAGTAATATAAATATAACAAGTATAAATTATGATAGCAACGATGATGATATTAAAGACCCCGTAGAATATGACAAAACTTTAGATAAAGTAAATGTATAA
- the queA gene encoding tRNA preQ1(34) S-adenosylmethionine ribosyltransferase-isomerase QueA, with the protein MKTSDFYFDLPEELIAQVPILDRSSSKLMVLDKETGEIEHKTFKHVIDYLNPGDCLVLNNTRVIPARLIGEKVDTGGKIEFLLLKRTEEDTWQALVKPGKRAKIGTKFSFGNGKLIGEVVGLAEEGSRIIKFHYEGIFEEVLDELGNMPLPPYITERLEERERYQTVYSKHNGSAAAPTAGLHFTEELLQQIKDKGVDIAFVTLHVGLGTFRPVKVDNVLEHEMHSEYYMVDKEAAEKINNAKQNGHNVICVGTTSCRTVESATKEDGKIEETSGWTNIFIYPGYKFKMVDKLITNFHLPESTLIMLVSALSSKENVLNAYETAVKERYRFFSFGDAMIVK; encoded by the coding sequence TTGAAAACAAGCGACTTTTATTTTGACTTACCAGAAGAGTTAATAGCTCAAGTACCAATATTAGATAGATCAAGTTCTAAGCTAATGGTATTAGACAAAGAAACTGGAGAAATTGAACATAAAACATTTAAACATGTAATAGATTACTTAAATCCTGGAGATTGCTTAGTACTTAATAATACTAGAGTAATACCAGCAAGACTTATAGGTGAAAAAGTAGATACTGGTGGTAAGATAGAATTCTTATTACTAAAAAGAACAGAGGAAGATACTTGGCAAGCATTAGTAAAGCCAGGAAAGAGAGCAAAAATAGGAACTAAGTTCTCTTTTGGAAATGGAAAACTTATAGGAGAAGTAGTAGGATTAGCAGAGGAAGGATCTAGAATAATCAAGTTCCATTATGAAGGAATATTTGAAGAGGTTTTAGATGAACTTGGAAATATGCCACTACCTCCATATATAACAGAAAGATTAGAAGAAAGAGAAAGATACCAAACTGTTTATTCTAAGCATAATGGTTCAGCTGCAGCACCTACAGCAGGTCTTCACTTTACTGAAGAATTACTTCAACAAATAAAAGATAAAGGTGTTGATATAGCTTTTGTAACTCTTCATGTTGGACTTGGAACATTTAGACCAGTTAAGGTTGATAATGTATTAGAACATGAAATGCACTCAGAATACTATATGGTAGACAAAGAAGCTGCAGAAAAAATAAATAATGCAAAACAAAATGGACACAATGTAATCTGTGTTGGAACTACTAGTTGTAGAACTGTAGAGTCAGCTACTAAAGAAGATGGTAAAATAGAAGAAACTAGTGGATGGACTAATATATTTATCTACCCAGGATACAAATTTAAAATGGTAGATAAACTTATAACTAATTTCCATTTACCAGAATCAACATTAATTATGTTAGTTAGTGCACTTTCTAGCAAAGAAAATGTGCTAAATGCCTATGAAACAGCTGTAAAAGAAAGATATAGATTCTTTAGTTTTGGAGATGCTATGATTGTAAAATAG
- the ruvB gene encoding Holliday junction branch migration DNA helicase RuvB, whose product MFDFNDEDRIITSTMQNEDVDVENSLRPKSLDDYLGQEKAKEQLKIFIEAAKSRNEQLDHVLLYGPPGLGKTTLASIIANEMGVNLRITSGPAIERAGDLAAILTNLNENDVLFIDEIHRINRSVEEVLYSAMEDFCLDIIIGKGPSARSIRLDLPKFTLIGATTRAGMLTNPLRDRFGVICKLDYYTVDELAKIVVRSSEILGASIQTGGATEIARRSRGTPRIANRLLKRVRDYAQVRADGNISDNVANSALELLGVDSLGLDYVDEKLLMTIIEKFRGGPVGLDTLAASIGEDRNTIEDVYEPYLLQLGFINRGPRGRIAMPLAYEHLKIPFPTK is encoded by the coding sequence ATGTTTGATTTTAATGATGAAGATAGAATAATAACATCTACAATGCAAAATGAAGATGTAGATGTTGAAAATAGTTTAAGACCAAAATCATTAGATGATTATTTAGGTCAAGAAAAAGCGAAAGAACAACTAAAGATCTTTATAGAAGCAGCAAAGAGTAGAAATGAACAACTTGACCATGTTTTATTATATGGGCCTCCAGGTCTTGGGAAAACAACACTAGCAAGTATAATAGCAAATGAAATGGGCGTAAACTTAAGAATAACATCGGGACCTGCGATAGAACGTGCAGGAGACTTAGCTGCAATACTTACTAACTTAAATGAAAATGATGTATTATTTATAGATGAGATACACCGTATAAATAGAAGTGTAGAAGAAGTTTTATACTCAGCTATGGAAGACTTTTGTTTAGATATAATAATAGGTAAGGGACCATCAGCAAGAAGTATAAGACTTGATTTACCAAAGTTTACATTAATAGGTGCAACAACTAGAGCAGGTATGCTTACAAATCCTCTTAGAGATAGATTTGGTGTTATATGTAAGTTAGATTATTATACAGTAGATGAATTAGCCAAAATAGTAGTAAGATCGTCTGAAATATTAGGAGCATCTATACAAACTGGTGGAGCAACAGAAATAGCAAGACGTTCAAGAGGAACACCAAGGATAGCTAATAGACTATTAAAAAGAGTAAGAGATTATGCACAAGTAAGAGCGGACGGAAATATAAGTGATAATGTTGCGAATAGTGCATTAGAATTATTAGGTGTAGATAGTCTAGGACTAGATTATGTAGATGAAAAATTATTAATGACAATAATAGAAAAGTTTAGAGGAGGTCCAGTTGGACTAGATACACTAGCAGCCTCTATAGGAGAAGACAGAAATACTATTGAAGATGTTTATGAACCTTATTTACTTCAGTTAGGATTTATAAATAGAGGTCCAAGAGGAAGGATAGCTATGCCACTTGCATATGAACATCTTAAAATACCTTTTCCTACTAAATAA
- the ruvA gene encoding Holliday junction branch migration protein RuvA, whose product MYSYIKGTVEEINLDHIVIDNNNIGYKINVSSNTIKDLQLGNIAKIYTKLIVREDDMSLCGFFSKEEMQMFELLTSVSKIGPKVGLAILSFASPGQLGAYILSEDVSKLSKAPGVGKKTAERIVLELKDKVDKNNVEFEPTLLSNAPIAVSKDEAVDALVALGYSSAEAKEAVDKCKKDGLNTEDIIKKSLTYIMSKSLR is encoded by the coding sequence ATGTATAGTTATATAAAAGGAACAGTAGAAGAAATTAATTTAGATCATATAGTTATAGACAATAATAATATAGGATATAAAATAAATGTATCAAGTAATACAATAAAAGATTTACAATTAGGAAATATAGCTAAAATATATACAAAGCTGATAGTTAGAGAAGATGATATGAGTCTTTGTGGATTTTTCTCTAAAGAAGAAATGCAAATGTTTGAACTCTTAACATCAGTATCAAAGATAGGGCCTAAAGTTGGATTAGCTATATTATCATTTGCATCTCCAGGACAACTAGGAGCTTATATATTAAGTGAGGATGTATCAAAACTTTCTAAAGCTCCAGGTGTAGGTAAAAAGACTGCGGAAAGAATAGTTCTTGAATTAAAAGACAAAGTAGATAAAAATAATGTAGAGTTTGAGCCTACTTTACTTTCAAATGCACCAATAGCTGTATCTAAAGATGAAGCAGTTGATGCATTAGTTGCGCTTGGATATTCATCAGCTGAAGCTAAAGAAGCTGTAGATAAGTGCAAAAAAGATGGATTAAATACAGAAGATATAATAAAAAAATCTTTAACTTATATAATGAGTAAATCCCTAAGATAG
- the ruvC gene encoding crossover junction endodeoxyribonuclease RuvC translates to MIILGIDPGIAIVGYGIIEYKNSKFRVIDYGAVTTPAGMDILKRLELVYKGIDMLIKNYNIDEVGIEELFFNKNVKTAITVAQARGVTMLACAHNNKPVYEYTPLQVKQGVVGYGRAQKAQVQQMVTSFLNLKKVPKPDDVADALAVAICHAHANKLEKTLKNIGGTYV, encoded by the coding sequence TTGATAATACTAGGTATAGATCCAGGAATAGCTATTGTTGGATATGGAATAATAGAATATAAAAATAGTAAATTTAGAGTAATAGATTATGGAGCAGTAACAACTCCAGCAGGAATGGATATATTAAAACGATTAGAGCTTGTTTATAAAGGTATAGACATGCTTATAAAAAATTACAATATAGATGAAGTAGGAATAGAGGAACTATTCTTTAATAAAAACGTAAAAACAGCTATTACAGTTGCACAAGCAAGAGGAGTAACAATGCTTGCATGTGCTCACAATAATAAGCCTGTTTATGAATATACTCCTCTACAAGTAAAACAAGGTGTGGTAGGATATGGTAGAGCGCAAAAAGCTCAAGTTCAACAAATGGTTACATCATTTTTAAATCTAAAAAAAGTACCAAAACCAGATGATGTAGCAGATGCTCTTGCAGTAGCAATATGTCATGCACATGCTAATAAATTAGAGAAAACATTGAAAAATATAGGGGGCACATATGTATAG
- a CDS encoding YebC/PmpR family DNA-binding transcriptional regulator — protein MGRIGNIINKKGKQDAKRAKIFTKHARAIAVAAKEGGGNPDYNAALKTAIEKAKADNMPNDNIDRAVAKGAGAGANENYETIVYEGYGPGGVAVIVETLTDNKNRTAGNVRYYFDKNGGNLGTSGCVSFMFDNKGQILIEANDEVSEDELMEAALEAGAEDFITEEDGYEVVTAPEDFAAVRDALKEQGYEFISADVKLIPQTTTELTDETMLKNMNKLVDMLEDDDDVQNVYHNWEIAE, from the coding sequence ATGGGACGTATAGGAAACATAATAAACAAAAAAGGTAAACAAGATGCTAAAAGAGCTAAAATATTCACTAAGCATGCTAGAGCAATAGCAGTTGCAGCTAAAGAAGGTGGAGGAAATCCTGATTACAATGCAGCATTAAAAACTGCTATAGAAAAGGCTAAAGCTGATAACATGCCTAATGATAACATAGACAGAGCAGTAGCAAAAGGTGCTGGAGCTGGAGCTAATGAAAACTATGAAACAATAGTTTATGAAGGATACGGACCAGGTGGAGTTGCTGTTATAGTTGAAACTTTAACAGATAATAAAAATAGAACTGCTGGGAATGTAAGATACTACTTCGACAAAAATGGTGGTAACTTAGGAACTAGTGGATGTGTATCATTCATGTTTGATAACAAAGGGCAAATATTAATAGAAGCTAATGATGAAGTATCTGAAGATGAATTAATGGAAGCAGCTTTAGAAGCTGGAGCAGAAGATTTCATAACAGAAGAAGATGGATATGAAGTAGTTACTGCACCAGAAGATTTTGCAGCAGTTAGAGATGCGTTAAAAGAACAAGGATATGAATTTATATCTGCAGATGTTAAATTAATACCTCAAACTACTACAGAGTTAACTGATGAAACTATGTTAAAGAACATGAACAAGCTAGTTGATATGCTTGAAGATGATGATGATGTTCAAAATGTGTACCATAACTGGGAAATAGCTGAATAA
- the nadE gene encoding NAD(+) synthase produces MSEINLKIDKTVQWLRDKVKEANXNGLVVGVSGGIDSAVVAYLIKKAFPQNSMGVIMSIKSNPNDREDALKVINGCNIEYIDLDLTEEQTMILDQVTSQLKEKELYQENYIKMTDANLRARVRMSTVYTVANNLGYLVVGTDNAAEIHTGYFTKYGDGGVDLVPLANLTKREVYEWAKVLGVHEDVINKAPSAGLWEGQTDEIEMGTTYDMIDAVVEGRLDEVPQKDQEIIARLHRISEHKRHTAAAPPKF; encoded by the coding sequence ATGAGTGAGATAAATTTAAAAATAGACAAAACAGTACAATGGCTAAGAGATAAAGTGAAAGAAGCTAACTRTAATGGTCTTGTAGTTGGGGTATCAGGAGGTATAGATTCAGCAGTAGTTGCATATTTAATAAAAAAAGCATTTCCGCAAAACTCTATGGGGGTTATTATGAGTATAAAAAGTAATCCAAATGATAGAGAAGATGCTCTTAAAGTTATAAATGGATGTAATATAGAGTATATTGATTTAGACCTGACAGAAGAACAAACTATGATACTTGATCAAGTTACTTCTCAATTAAAAGAGAAAGAGCTATATCAAGAGAATTATATAAAGATGACAGATGCTAATTTAAGAGCAAGAGTTAGAATGAGTACTGTTTATACTGTAGCTAATAATTTAGGTTATTTAGTTGTTGGAACAGATAATGCAGCAGAAATACACACAGGGTACTTTACTAAGTATGGAGATGGTGGAGTTGACTTAGTACCTTTAGCAAACCTTACAAAAAGAGAAGTATATGAGTGGGCTAAAGTACTTGGAGTTCATGAAGATGTAATAAACAAAGCGCCATCAGCAGGATTGTGGGAAGGTCAAACTGATGAAATTGAAATGGGTACAACTTATGATATGATTGATGCCGTAGTTGAGGGAAGATTAGATGAAGTTCCACAAAAAGATCAAGAAATAATAGCTAGATTACATAGAATAAGTGAGCACAAAAGACATACTGCAGCAGCACCTCCTAAGTTCTAA
- a CDS encoding DUF1576 domain-containing protein — translation MYIHKYKEKELHKEQKLMILLVFPVVFFIAGILFSFFGDGTNFTLYTGFKNILLSPTILITDFLSVGGIGSTLINVSLISFFNLYLLRKYKLRINGLILAAFMTVMGFSFFGKNIFNIIPIYIGGYLYSYHKRIDFKDIIVSIMFATALAPVISEISFSSILPAKIGILIGISIGIFIGFIITPLASHMVKFYDGYNIYNLGFTAGILGTILTSALRSLHIEIESVNILYLENNIFLILTLIFIFVYLIVIGISINKNTLKEYKHIFKYSGKVVTDYTYLMGYGITFFNMGVMGLLSLSFVLLIGGVVNGPVIAGIFTVVGFSAFGKHLKNCIPVILGVITTALFLGNDISATGTIITILFSTTLAPIAGVYGSKIGFIAGILHFLLATNVGIIHGGVNLYNNGFAGGLVAGFLLPILDAFVKRR, via the coding sequence ATGTATATACATAAATATAAAGAAAAAGAGTTGCACAAAGAACAAAAACTTATGATATTACTTGTATTTCCAGTAGTTTTCTTTATTGCAGGAATACTTTTTTCATTTTTTGGTGATGGAACAAATTTTACTCTATATACAGGTTTTAAAAACATATTACTTTCACCAACAATATTAATAACTGACTTTTTATCAGTAGGAGGAATTGGATCTACACTTATTAATGTTTCCTTAATAAGTTTTTTCAATCTGTATCTATTGAGAAAGTATAAGTTAAGAATCAATGGTCTTATATTAGCTGCATTTATGACTGTTATGGGATTCTCATTCTTTGGTAAAAACATATTTAATATAATACCAATATATATTGGCGGATACTTATATAGTTATCATAAAAGAATAGATTTTAAAGATATCATAGTGTCTATTATGTTTGCAACTGCACTTGCACCTGTTATTAGTGAAATAAGCTTTTCAAGTATTTTACCAGCTAAAATAGGTATTTTAATTGGTATTAGTATAGGTATATTTATAGGCTTTATAATTACACCTTTAGCATCTCATATGGTAAAATTTTATGATGGTTATAATATATATAATCTTGGATTTACAGCAGGTATACTAGGAACTATACTTACAAGTGCTTTAAGAAGCCTTCATATAGAAATTGAATCAGTAAATATATTATATTTAGAGAATAATATTTTTCTAATATTAACTTTAATATTTATATTTGTGTACTTAATTGTTATAGGAATTTCAATAAATAAAAATACATTAAAAGAATATAAACATATCTTTAAATATAGTGGAAAGGTAGTTACAGACTATACTTACTTAATGGGATATGGAATAACATTCTTTAATATGGGGGTTATGGGGTTACTTTCATTATCATTTGTACTTTTAATAGGTGGTGTAGTAAATGGACCAGTCATAGCAGGTATATTTACAGTTGTAGGATTTAGTGCTTTTGGAAAGCATCTAAAAAACTGTATTCCTGTTATTTTAGGTGTAATAACTACTGCATTATTCTTAGGTAATGATATTTCTGCAACAGGAACTATAATAACAATTCTATTTTCAACAACGTTAGCTCCTATAGCAGGGGTCTATGGATCTAAAATAGGATTTATTGCAGGAATATTACATTTCCTTTTAGCGACAAATGTTGGTATAATACACGGAGGAGTAAATTTATATAACAACGGATTTGCAGGTGGATTGGTTGCTGGTTTCTTATTACCTATACTTGATGCATTTGTAAAGAGGAGGTAG
- a CDS encoding sulfite exporter TauE/SafE family protein, with the protein MIKLKKKHFNFNIKNSLIGIFTGFVNGIFGSGGGTLLVPILNNIVKVEEHKSHATALSIIIFLTSASSVIYISKGTYDISLTLKVALGSVIGGIIGAKLLSKVTGKFLRISFGAIMILASLRMVF; encoded by the coding sequence GTGATTAAATTGAAAAAAAAGCACTTTAATTTTAATATTAAAAATTCTTTAATAGGTATTTTCACAGGTTTTGTTAATGGAATATTTGGTTCTGGTGGTGGAACTTTACTTGTACCTATATTAAATAATATTGTAAAAGTAGAAGAACATAAATCTCATGCAACAGCTTTATCTATAATAATATTTTTAACTAGTGCAAGTTCAGTAATCTACATATCAAAAGGAACATACGATATCTCATTAACTCTAAAAGTAGCTCTTGGAAGTGTAATTGGTGGTATTATAGGTGCTAAGCTTTTATCAAAAGTTACTGGTAAATTTCTTAGAATTTCATTTGGTGCAATAATGATATTAGCATCTCTAAGGATGGTGTTTTAA
- a CDS encoding sulfite exporter TauE/SafE family protein — translation MFLTIIGFFSGIIGGMGMGGGTILIPALILFAHIDPKIAQSVNLLSSIPMTIFALIIHIRNKNVVFSLVIPIAIFGILGAVFGSFVANYLSSEILRKVFGIFLLIIGCLEIKKGLCDHKKEKCGK, via the coding sequence ATGTTTTTAACTATAATAGGATTTTTTTCAGGTATTATTGGTGGAATGGGTATGGGTGGTGGAACTATACTTATACCAGCTTTAATACTTTTTGCTCATATCGACCCTAAAATTGCACAAAGCGTAAACTTACTTTCTTCTATACCTATGACTATATTTGCTTTAATAATACATATAAGAAATAAAAATGTAGTATTTTCCTTAGTCATTCCAATAGCTATATTTGGTATACTTGGTGCAGTATTTGGATCATTTGTTGCAAATTATTTATCATCTGAAATATTAAGAAAAGTTTTTGGAATTTTTTTATTAATAATTGGTTGTCTAGAAATTAAAAAGGGGCTATGTGACCATAAAAAAGAAAAGTGTGGAAAATAA
- a CDS encoding aromatic acid exporter family protein, whose protein sequence is MRNIKTGIAVFLAALAGYIGLVQTPIYTVSVCIFSIKNTIKESIQYSKDRILGTLLGSXDLFLGHFKFI, encoded by the coding sequence ATGAGAAATATAAAAACTGGCATAGCTGTATTTTTAGCTGCCTTAGCTGGATACATAGGATTAGTACAAACTCCAATCTATACAGTATCCGTTTGTATTTTTTCTATAAAAAATACAATAAAAGAATCTATACAATATTCTAAAGATCGAATATTAGGAACTTTGTTGGGAAGTTNTGACCTATTTTTAGGTCATTTTAAATTTATTTAG
- a CDS encoding YigZ family protein — protein MSTYKTLHEFGMDEIIIEKSTFIGYAKPIKTEEEAVEFINEIKKKHKDATHNVWAYTVGKTMNIQRYSDDGEPQGTAGIPTLEVIKKEDLRDVVVVVTRYFGGVKLGAGGLVRAYTKGAKVGIDSAKVIEKVMYKEVRIKIDYNQLGKVQNEIMSMNYFVKDTVYEDNVEIIVYSRLDEVEKLVDRMTDITSATAIISLGDDFYLSEQNGNIIL, from the coding sequence ATGAGTACATATAAAACGCTACATGAATTTGGAATGGATGAGATTATAATAGAAAAATCTACTTTTATCGGGTATGCGAAGCCTATAAAAACTGAAGAAGAGGCAGTTGAGTTTATAAATGAAATAAAGAAAAAGCATAAAGATGCAACTCATAATGTATGGGCATATACTGTTGGAAAAACTATGAATATACAAAGATATAGTGATGATGGAGAACCACAAGGAACAGCGGGAATACCTACTTTAGAGGTAATAAAAAAAGAAGATCTAAGAGATGTAGTAGTTGTTGTAACAAGATATTTTGGTGGTGTAAAGTTAGGTGCTGGAGGACTAGTTAGAGCATATACTAAAGGTGCTAAAGTAGGTATAGATTCAGCTAAAGTAATAGAAAAAGTAATGTACAAAGAAGTTAGAATAAAAATAGACTATAATCAACTTGGAAAAGTTCAAAATGAAATAATGAGTATGAACTATTTTGTTAAAGATACAGTATATGAAGATAATGTTGAGATAATAGTTTATTCTAGATTAGATGAGGTAGAAAAGCTTGTTGATAGAATGACTGATATAACTAGTGCAACAGCTATAATATCATTAGGGGATGATTTTTATTTATCTGAGCAAAATGGAAATATAATTTTATAA
- a CDS encoding NUDIX hydrolase, with product MIVRQCAGGVVFYANKVLLVKNDRGEWTLPKGKIHQGELTYSSAVLRIKEETGIDASILETAGNTMYEFFSRSRQQEVCNAITWYIMQSKNCDYTLKDEFTDGGFYKVREAIDMLTHSQEKSLVDISYKKYKDIKRSNIDGGLATN from the coding sequence ATGATAGTAAGACAGTGTGCAGGTGGAGTAGTGTTTTATGCTAATAAAGTATTGCTTGTTAAAAATGATAGAGGAGAATGGACTTTACCAAAAGGCAAAATACATCAAGGTGAATTAACGTATTCTAGTGCAGTTTTAAGAATAAAAGAAGAAACTGGAATAGATGCAAGTATCTTAGAAACTGCTGGTAATACGATGTATGAATTTTTCTCAAGAAGTAGACAACAAGAAGTATGCAATGCTATTACATGGTATATAATGCAATCTAAAAACTGTGATTACACATTAAAAGATGAATTTACTGATGGTGGTTTTTATAAAGTTAGAGAAGCTATAGATATGTTAACTCATAGTCAAGAAAAATCTTTAGTTGATATATCTTATAAGAAATATAAAGATATTAAAAGAAGTAATATTGATGGTGGATTAGCTACAAATTAA
- a CDS encoding HEAT repeat domain-containing protein: MNITWDNIDKLEDYYITYLLYKESRTVSQISRIRNLSTSEVNDQLIKAKLEIKSMLKAKIELSKDIIDKFLTLNKDDRLKFMESLNEENMLDFKRKLYKRIITEKNAEDLMILVWATGELKDDRFLALLHPLTSHRHSDVRRITYSALRKIQSPSSREYLQRGLYDSNPQTRQYCAKALAKIGNKNSLKMLKQLRNKKNFEKEYVLRAYEEAINILEEDI; encoded by the coding sequence ATGAACATAACTTGGGATAATATAGACAAACTAGAAGATTATTACATAACATATCTTCTATATAAAGAATCTAGGACAGTATCTCAAATAAGTAGGATAAGAAATCTATCAACTTCGGAAGTAAATGATCAACTAATAAAGGCTAAATTAGAAATAAAGTCTATGCTTAAAGCTAAAATAGAATTATCTAAAGATATAATTGACAAGTTTCTAACTCTTAATAAAGATGATAGGCTTAAATTTATGGAAAGCTTAAATGAAGAAAACATGTTAGATTTTAAGCGAAAATTATATAAAAGGATAATTACTGAAAAAAATGCAGAAGACTTGATGATACTAGTTTGGGCAACGGGAGAGTTAAAAGATGACAGATTTTTAGCATTATTACATCCTCTTACAAGTCATAGGCATTCAGATGTAAGAAGAATAACATATTCTGCACTTAGAAAGATACAATCTCCAAGTAGTAGAGAATATTTGCAAAGAGGGCTTTATGATAGTAATCCTCAAACTAGGCAATATTGTGCAAAAGCTCTTGCTAAAATAGGTAATAAAAATAGTTTAAAAATGTTAAAACAATTAAGAAATAAGAAAAATTTCGAAAAAGAATATGTATTACGAGCATATGAAGAAGCTATAAATATATTAGAAGAAGATATTTAA